The nucleotide sequence CGTTCCGCACCCCAGCCAATTCTAAAACAGTACGAACGGCCCCACCGGCAATTACCCCTGTTCCTGGGGCTGCTGGGCGAATCAAAACACGGGCTGCACCCCCTTCCCCCGTTGTTGGGTGGGGAATTGAATTGGCTTTAGTAATTGGAATTTCTACTAGGTGCTTTTTACCATCGGCCACGCCTTTCTTGACAGCCCCAATCACATCAGCGGCTTTACCCACGCCCACACCAACTTGTCCCCGTTCATTGCCAACAACAACAATGGCTCGGAAACTAAGCTTTTTACCGCCTTTAACGACCTTAGAGACACGGCGAATTTGGACAACCCGCTCTTGCCAGTCTGTTTCTTTCTCTGCTTTGCGTGAACCTTTGCGACGACTTGCCATCAACTTATCCTCTAAAATTCCAGACCTGCTTCCCTTGCTGCATCCGCTAGGGCCTGAACCCGTCCGTGATACAGATTGCCACCCCGATCAAATACGACTTCCTTAATACCAGCAGCTAAAGCCCGTTTGGCGAGGGATTGGCCTACGGCCACCGCCGCTTGACAACTCCGACCATGAC is from Synechococcus sp. PCC 6312 and encodes:
- the rpsE gene encoding 30S ribosomal protein S5, with amino-acid sequence MASRRKGSRKAEKETDWQERVVQIRRVSKVVKGGKKLSFRAIVVVGNERGQVGVGVGKAADVIGAVKKGVADGKKHLVEIPITKANSIPHPTTGEGGAARVLIRPAAPGTGVIAGGAVRTVLELAGVRNVLAKQLGSSNPLNNARAAIEALASLRTLAEVAEEREISIQQLYSQ